TTTCACCTAAATTGTAAACCTGAAAGGAGACACTGGTGAGGCTGCACCTAGAGTATCTAGAGTACTGCAATACGACTTAAATACAACTTAGTGCATATGTTATgctatgtatataaatacagtcCAGTACAGATACATGTTTTCATGTATTCGATGTATAAATGAgtcagaagagaaaaaaaagtaggTATTAACGATAAATATtgttaaaatggaataaaaaaaagtgtatgtgtttgttttttgttttttttaactgctcacTTATAGTATAAAGGGGGGAGCTCAGAATTTATTTACTTTTCCCAAGTCTAGTTTTCATGAGTTGAATAATAAGCATGTTTTCAGGTTTGTCTGGAGGGAAATGCTCCAGGAACATCCACACTTATTGGAGTATCAACActcaaacctaaacctaacctttCTACCCCAAACTTCTAACTTAAtactatttttaaagtaactatAGAATTGCACAATTACTATTCAGCCCCCTCGGTGGGATGATTAAAATGGTATTCtcacaattaaaagtgaaaagtcTCGTGGAGCATTTTATGCTGGATGAACGGACCTTTAGGGGTTAGTTTCcaatctgaattattaaaaatgtgaaacattATCCAAACACATACATTCAATACTGCAGAGATATTACAAGTGAACTCCAATATAACtatatagaaaaatacatttctaatacatgctGATCATTTACTCAGctctaaattatacatttttcataactatagctttatattttttgttcctaggtatgAATGCAAACTGGGATCTCCTGGAGTAACAATGGAAAACGCATCCCATGTTTCATCGTTTACACTTACAGCATTTGGAGATATGggtaacaacaaatatatatattttgctatcaCTCTAATAGGGTATCTTTTTATAGTCagtgttaattcatgttttattttattaataatactagagaAAAGCCTCCATGAGCCAATGTACATCTgcctctgtaatttatttattaatgcccTCTTAGGAACTGTTAGCTTCTATCCTTCATTTCTGTATCATCTTCTTTCAGACACCCAAATCATTTCTTATGAATTTTGTTACACTCAAATATGTGTTATGTATACATATCTTATGGGTGAAATGACAATTCTAACAGCTATGGCCTATGACAGGTATGTAGCAATATACTtgccattaaaatacaacactgtcatgacatgtacaaaactgtacaaattaTTACTTGCAGTGTGGATCTATCCTGTTGTTATGGTGTCTTTTGCACTCATCTTTTCAGTGTCAGTTCCTTTGTGTGGAAACcagattaataaattgtattgtcACAACTGGGATGTTATGAAGCTATCTTGTGTAGACACGACTGTTAATAATATTTTGGGATTTTTGGTATATGCGTCATTTATTCCactcttttcttttattgtatactCTTACATTAAAATACTTATAGTATGCCATAACAGCTCCAAAGAACACAACAGGAAAGCTTTGCAAACCTGTCTTCCACATTTAATATCATTAATCAGCTTTTATGCTACTGTGTTATCAGAAACGGTTCAAAGCCGATTAAACCCTAAGAATGTGTCAAACATTGTACGCACAATCACATCACTGGAACTTCTAATTGTCCCTCCTCTTTTGAATCCCATTATTTATTGCCTGATTCTGCCTGAGATCCGTAAAAGAGTTGTTAAAACATTTAGAGGAAAACAAATTGGTCCAAAAGTAACAATTCCAAATGCAACCAGGCACTAGctccatttattttaacaataaaaaactcTGACAATGCAAACGTATGCTATGTGGTAtgatgctgctgtatatttaagcAAAGCTGATCCTGCACTCTGCTTTAAAGTGCCCTCAGGGTTACACACTGGTGATGTTGGCATATCAATGCAAATGAGCACAATCATTTACATATAGAGGGAATAAGACAAGAACTCAGCATGGGTGAACTCCTTTTACCTTAATTGATTAAAAGATAGCATGCCGTAGTATCTTTCGACAGACTTCTTCCTCAAGATAAGCAGAGAACCTACTGGAGGCATTTATACCAATCATATTTTTGTATGTTCATTACCCAAAGGAGACTAAAGATAATGCAACTGGGTAACACTTCATGGTTTCATAATTAAGGGAAATGCTTTTCATACAGAACATGACTAGAAATAATTTAATGAAGTTAATAGTTTTTAAGCAACTAGTGTATTTTTACTTGTTTACTGTGCAATGTGCATGTGATGtattaaaagttttacatttgatgATTTCAATTGTTTATGACAGGTATAAATCACTTGAAGAGACATCAAAAAGGGTTATTATTTTTCACTACTCAATATTACAAAAAGCTCTCCACACATGGAAATCTGCAGCCTTTAAAAAGGTTGTCAGACTCACAGATATAACATGTTCAAATCCTATGTTTGGAACGTTATTCTTGGTGTGtgtcagaagaaaaagaaatgtgaaagaAAAGTATTTTGTCTCTACCATAAATTGTGTGTAAATtgaaatacagattattattctTTCATATGCACATTGCTTTTGAAATTGCATCTGCATAGTGTGTCTGTCTAGAAAGGCAGACGTTCAGCCAGAGGTGAAGAGACAGTGTCAAATGCATCAAACACACCAGAGCTGCTCTGCACTGAACTAGCATCTGATGCACTCGTTTATGAGCAGAAGACGATCTACTTCAAGTCTGCTCTGCATGAACAACTGCAGCTTGGAGAAAGAGAAAACTAAACCAGCTTTCCGTTCctgttttctgtattgtattgtaaaaatgtgtttgagaaataaaagtgcattaaaaagaaGACTACGTATTTTTTTCGTTAGATATTAAAACCTAATGCTATCCTCTGAACAGTATTAACTGTCTTATTAGAGGGGAAAACACATACAGTGCTTCATCTATTTTTCTAGATGAAAAAATCCactaatttggttaattcacagTTAGTCCATGTTGCCAGTAAACTGTAAATATACTtgattttactgtataagggccattcactaattcactgttttaatgttttgattcTTTCTATTTGCAAGTGACATAGTGAAATAAACAGGGAGCATGatacataaatgtttaatttaataaatggtattcatatatatatacacacaaaaaagatCATTTATACACTTCAATGTTCGACATTAATGATGTGCTGACCAGTATAAGTTaattatatatagtgaaaaaatctctttattagtttaaaacatgacagGTTTGTTTTCatagtcatgttttaaactaataaagagatttttttgaagaaaataaacgagTAGGAGTTATACAATGAATGCTTTTCACAAATGTTGAAGAGGGGAAAACATATACATTGCTTCCTCTATTTTTCaagattcaattattaatttggTTAATTCATGGTTAGTCCATATTGCCAGTAaattatatgatatattttactgtataaggacCATTCACTATTTCACTGTTTCAATGCTTagatttttttctatttgcaagCCAGATAGCGAAATAAATAGGGAGCATGATACATAAatatagttgtttatttttttaaatgtaataaatggtattcatatatatatatatatatatatatatatatatatatatatatatatatatatatataaaagaacataagaacataagaaagtttacaaacatcaggaggccattcggcccatcttgctcatttggttgttagtagcttattgatcccagaatctcatcaagcagcttcttgaaggatcccagtgtgtcagcttcaacaacattactggggagttgattccagaccctcacgattctctgtgtaaagaagtgccttctattttccgttctgaatgcccctttgtctaatctccatttgtgacccctggtccttgtttcttttttcaggtcgaaaaagtcccttgggtcgacattgtcaatactttttagaattttgaatgcttgaattaggtcgctgtgtagtcttctttgttcaagactgaacagattcaattcttttagcctgtctgcatatgacatgccttttaaacccagaataattctggtcgctcttctttgcactctttctagagcagcaatatcttttttatagcgaggtgaccagaactgaacacaatattcaagatgaggtcttactaatgcattgtacagttttaacattacttcccttgatttaaattcaacacttttcacaatgtatccgagcatcttgttggccttttttatagcttccccacattgtctagatgaagacatttctgagtcaacaaaaactcctaggtctttttcatagattccttctccaatttcagtatctcccatatgatatttataatgtacatttttattgcctgcatgcttgcagtaccttacacttttctgcccagttctgaatcttgtctagatcattttgaatgacctttgctgctgcaacagtgtttgccactcctcctatttttgtgtcatctgcaaatttaacaagtttgcttactataccagaatctaaatcattaatgtagattaggaatagcagaggacctaatactgatccctgtggtactccactggttaccacactccattctgaggtttctcctctaatcagtactttctgttttctacatgttaaccactccctaatccatgtacatgtgtttcctttaatccctactgcgttcagtttgagaattaatcttttgtgcgggactttgtcaaaagctttctggaaatctaaataaaccatgtcatatgctttgcaattatccattattgatgttgcatcctcaaaaaaatcaagaagcaagttagttagacacgatctccctttcctaaaaccatgttgactgtctcccaggaccctgttaccatataggtaattttccattttggatcttattatagtttccataagtttgcatataatagaagtcaggcttaccgggtctgtagttacctggttcagttttgtttccctttttgtggatcggtattacgtttgcaattttccaatgTCATACAACCCCTGTATCAAGAGActtatgatcttggttagcggtctgtaaataacttctttctaTAGCTTTGAGTACTAttatctcatccagcccaggggatttgtttattttaagagctgtcCCTTTAACACTCTACccatattgttatttaaaactggataggattttctttgtccaggtttaacacctgggcttcaagactgtttcttatgtatagttgctacccctcctcctcttctgtcctgcctgtctttcctatacattgtatacccacaaatattatattcatccccatcactctcagaacaaccaagtttctgtaacacctatcacatcatagttacttgttagtgcagtagcttcaagttctaaaattttgtttctgatacttctagcatttagataaatacatttaatggtctgtcttacctgagttgttgtgcCTCTAgtttttttgaagaacagccatcctttttctgttgtttttcttgatttctccaatctacttctgttagtctctgtttcataccttcataatttTTCTGTAAACCTTcgagtcattacttttggggttttaaaaagcacttcccTTTGGTCTAGTTTAAGTGGTTCTCTGAACTCTTCccagttattctgtcttcattatttgaaaacactaaatcaaggcatgcctcccctctagtcggtgccttgacaaactgTGTTATAGGCagtatttgtcatttccaccattttccctacatgcatttctaatgtattgtataacagattattttgtcactgtcccggcggtctatagcatgctcctattattatgccctttgaatttttgtcttattctgacccatattgattctgaattattttctttcttccagttgtttcttatgtatttgttttctctgtCCAGGTCTATTCTGTCAAGaatgtttattatgatttacccctcctcttctgtcctgcctgtctttcctatagacccacaaatattatattcgtccccatcactctcagacaaccaagtttctgaacacctatcacatcatagttacttgttagtgcagtagcttcaagttctaaaattttgtttctgatacttctagcatttaaatccacgttcttgttttgatgcagttttttttgttgatttctccctctttcctttctagtttaaatgcttctgaacctgctcgaggatcctTTCTCCAAGCAgatggttccctttttatttaagtgcagtctgtcccatcTGTACAGatggtcctcgttgtagaatgtggtccggatcaagataggtgaagccttcacAGTTTTGTTCTTCAGCTTTCTtttttccttcctagctctctgaatttgttttgcagggattttggtctgtctcttccaatgttgtttgtaccgatgtggacgactaccaccgcgtcatctcctgttcgttctaggagcctgtccacgttctcagtgatgtgcttgacagaggctcccagaaggcagcacactgttgtagtgagggggtccaaactgcgaattgaacttgctgtgtttctcaatatggagtccccaacaatcatgacctcccttcttttttctgtctggtcaccactgtcaatagggtcctggatgttgttgctttcgttctcttgttgttggttttgctcagcaaaattttgaagtgactcaaatttgttggttgttttgatttctggtggttgtgtttgacgaagtttctttttttccctgcttctgcctacctgaacccagctgttctgaccttctatctccctggtggctttcagtctgttaggggtggtgcagacttccatgaattgtgggtgtgccagctcctcaagatcctgttgctgtctcatttcttccagcttcatttctagcatagttactagtttatgcaagtcctggatcgcgcggcactttacacacacttggtttagctctgcagggttttctcggatttcccacatcatgcaggtgtcacagattactggcttgaagaccatgttgatagtttttttattttattttttgaagtttagtttcttctgcagccgtcaacctgctttcaaactgcttctaaactgctctgcacttttccacgcctgtacttctcccacactgtcacttccactcgctgtcgctgggaagactgcctcgtttatagctgcgttgttctgctgtgctgttggctcctcccctcgcccgtgtctcagaacggcgctgaatttgaatcagctgctccgagtttcagcttgtttgttatcagaaaaacaaacacagctgtttgactttgagctgcagtgtttccccaatgtcctgtgttttctgattaaagcaattaaagatgtaatttctccttactgcttctaaactgctctgcacttttccacgcctgtacttctcccactcgctgtcgcttccaatTGTgtattatgcatatatatatataggtatactattataagagatatatatatatatatatatatatatatatatatatatatatatatatatatatatatcctatagaCGGAGGCATACGTGACTTCCCTGATTGATCGAACTAAGATTGGCTGTATGTTGTCTCCCTGGCATTGATTCTACAAATCAACAGGGGCTGCACAGTAATGGTAGACTGAAcaacttattttttgtaaaaaacaaaatcatacacAGTTTCAGAAActaatgtattatacacacataagATAGGACATTTACTAGATAGGGCTGAAAAAGAATCTGTAGGAAAAAATCAATCTTTATAGAGGCAGTACATCTTTTCCACATCTATCCCAAAGGTAAGTAAGGTTGAGTCCACTGGTATTGGTGGCACTGCTTTGAAGACAGTAAGTCTACTTTGTGATCAAGAACCCTGGCCCTTGATTTTTTTCTATAGGCAAgtcaaatagcaaaataaatagggagcactgtacataatgtagtattttttaaataaatatattatatatatatatatatatatatatatatatatatatatatatatatatatataaatataatatatcatatatatatatatatgaactgttatttttcattaacaaaatcaataaatcaataatccAATGTGAacttgcatacataacaaaaaataaagatacaatcaTCCATCCCTTGTTTGAAGAAAGTGACATGCTCTCTAGGCGTCTCCCCGTCTTTGTAATATTGATACACATTGATTTCCATCAGTTCTGCCTCTTAAGGGGTTTGGATTTCAACGTGtggattttccattttatttttcaatatcattCTAATACTGGATTTGTAAAAGTgatttatctatttatgtatACTCTTATAAAGTTTTCTATTTGTTATATTTCTGCTCTAAATGATCTCATCAGAACTGGGTACATTAAGAACCTGCCCCATTACAATAAATTGAGAGCTCCAGATGTAAACCTCGAAAGTAGTCTACATATAGATTGCACAATAAAGAAgtaaaaatacacaacagcatTTTAAACTGATCCCTTGTTTAAAACCATTGTTCAAGTAATGTGTAATCACCTTGATCCTGAGTACTGAGAAAGCCAGCACACCAAAAACAAGCGTCTTTACCACTATGCAGGTGTTGAAAAGATGATTTTAACCTCAGCTCACCAATAGGGGTATGATGCTTGTTCAAGGGGGGAAGAGGCTGAATAAGGCCACGTGTGTTTTGCGCAAGGGGGAGGAATTGTTTTGACTAACCATTTTTGGTGTAACTACAATCTGTCTCCTGcctcaaaaataattatacaaaataacagtCCACAAGGAAGGCTGATATGGTTGGTGATGTCATCATAATGTCCTCAAGGAAGAAAAACAGTATCAAAGACTCCCTGGATATTAGTAACTAAGAATAAACCAACCTGTAATGAGAAGTATATAAAGCCCAGCAAAGCTGTGCCTGANNNNNNNNNNNNNNNNNNNNNNNNNNNNNNNNNNNNNNNNNNNNNNNNNNNNNNNNNNNNNNNNNNNNNNNNNNNNNNNNNNNNNNNNNNNNNNNNNNNNNNNNNNNNNNNNNNNNNNNNNNNNNNNNNNNNNNNNNNNNNNNNNNNNNNNNNNNNNNNNNNNNNNNNNNNNNNNNNNNNNNNNNNNNNNNNNNNNNNNNNNNNNNNNNNNNNNNNNNNNNNNNNNNNNNNNNNNNNNNNNNNNNNNNNNNNNNNNNNNNNNNNNNNNNNNNNNNNNNNNNNNNNNNNNNNNNNNNNNNNNNNNNNNNNNNNNNNNNNNNNNNNNNNNNNNNNNNNNNNNNNNNNNNNNNNNNNNNNNNNNNNNNNNNNNNNNNNNNNNNNNNNNNNNNNNNNNNNNNNNNNNNNNNNNNNNNNNNNNNNNNNNNNNNNNNNNNNNNNNNNNNNNNNNNNNNNNNNNNNNNNNNNNNNNNNNNNNNNNNNNNNNNNNNNNNNNNNNNNNNCCTTCTGAAACTGCACCTACATAGTGTGTCTGTCTAGAAATGCAGACGTTCAGCCAGAGGTGAAGAGACAGTGTCAAATGCATCAAACACACCAGAGCTGCTCTGCACTGAACTAGCATCTGATGCACTCGTTTATGAGCAGAAGACGATCTACTTCAAGTCTGCTCTGCATGAACAACTGCAGCTTGGAGAAAGAGAAAACTACACCAGCTTTCCATTCctgttttctgtattgtattaaaaaatgtgtttgagaaataaaagtgcatttaaaagaAGACTATGTATTTTGTTCGTTAGATATTAAAACCTAATTGGACTGAACAGTATTAACTATCTTGTTAGAGGGGAAAACACATACAGTGATTCTTCTATTTTTTTAGATGAAAGAATCCactaatttggttaattcacCGTTAGTCCATGTTGCCAGTAAACTGTAAAtatactatattttactgtataagggccATTCACTAATtcaccattttaatgttttgattttttctATTTGCAAGTGACATAGTGAAAAAAATATGGAGCATGATACatacatattaatttaataaatttaatatatatatatatatatatatatatatatatatatatatatatatatatatatatatacatacacacacacaaaaaagatcaTTTGTACACTTACAATTCTTGACATTAACGATGTGCTGACCAGTATAAGATAATTATATATAGTGAAAGTAAAGTCTCTAtggcaatgcaaaagttcaaaattctttcagccaaactttcagtttagatggcttaccaaaagagtttccgtAGAGACATTTATGGTCGCACTCtcgttattttgcttcaaaaggatCAATTGTATAACACCTGCTCTtgtattttcttcaaaaatatctcattattagtttaaaacatgacagGTTCATATTTTAAGctaataaagagatttttttgaagaaaataaacaagcaggagTTATACAATTAATGCTTTTCACAAATGTTGAAGAGGGGAAAACATATACATTGCTTCCTCTATTTTTCaagattcaattattaatttggTTAATTCATGGTTATTCCATATTGCCAGTAAATTATatgttatattttactgtaaaaggaCCATTCACTAATTCACTATTTCCATGCTTTGATTGTTTCTATTTGCAAGCCAGATCGCGAAATAGATAGGGAGCACTCTACATAAGTATAGTActtaaatatctatatatatatatatctatatctatatatatatatatatatatatatatatatatatatatatatatatatatatatataaaaccgttatttttcattaacaaaatcaataaatgaataatCCAATGTGAACctgcatacataacaaaatataaagaCACAATCATCCATCCCTTGTTTGAAGAAAGCCAGGCGTGTACCATGACATGCGCTCTAGGCGTCTCCAAGTCTTTGTAATGTTGATACACACCGATTTCCATCAGGTCTGCCTCTTAAGGGGTTTAGATTTCAACGTGtggattttccattttatttttcaatatcattCTAATATTGAATTTGTAAAAGTGATTTATCTATTCATGTATAGTCTTATAAAGTTTTCTATTTGTTATATTTCTGCTCTAAATGATCTCATCAGAACTGGGTACATTAAGAACCTGCCCCATCACAATTGACTGATCCCTTGTTTAAAACCATTGTTCAAGTAATGTGTAATCACCTTGATCCTGAGTACTGAGAGAGCCAGCACACCAAAAGCAAGCGTCTTTACCACTATGCAGATGTTGAAAAGGAGATTTTAACCTCAGCTCATCAAGAGGGGTATGAACAACCCAAATGCTTGTTCAAGGGGGGAGGAGGCTGAATAAGGCCATGTGTGTTTTGCACAAGGGGGAGGAATTGTTTTGACTAACCATTTGTGGTTTAACTACAATCTGTCTCCTGCTCAAaagtaattatacaaaataacagtCCACAAGGAAG
The Polyodon spathula isolate WHYD16114869_AA chromosome 9, ASM1765450v1, whole genome shotgun sequence genome window above contains:
- the LOC121321227 gene encoding olfactory receptor 51E1-like, with product MCFLWYECKLGSPGVTMENASHVSSFTLTAFGDMEKSLHEPMYICLCNLFINALLGTVSFYPSFLYHLLSDTQIISYEFCYTQICVMYTYLMGEMTILTAMAYDRYVAIYLPLKYNTVMTCTKLYKLLLAVWIYPVVMVSFALIFSVSVPLCGNQINKLYCHNWDVMKLSCVDTTVNNILGFLVYASFIPLFSFIVYSYIKILIVCHNSSKEHNRKALQTCLPHLISLISFYATVLSETVQSRLNPKNVSNIVRTITSLELLIVPPLLNPIIYCLILPEIRKRVVKTFRGKQIGPKVTIPNATRH